A region from the Aegilops tauschii subsp. strangulata cultivar AL8/78 chromosome 5, Aet v6.0, whole genome shotgun sequence genome encodes:
- the LOC109753826 gene encoding peroxidase 5: MAKVNAGAALLSLCLLLACSAGGTQAAYVDVEGTVRTEVEKAIKSNPGIGAALVRLVFHDCWVNGCDGSVLLDKTTSGGNTEKKAINNIGLDGFNLIDTIKYKLGNSVSCADIVVFAARDAARYLSGGKITYSVPSGRKDGIVSSAAAADAILPQSTFEFQQLVDNFAKKNFTQEELVILSGAHSIGVSHLSSFQDRLNDSTATPIDDNYKQALVADVEAQKKSQNTPDPIEKNNIRDMSSSFQTTAGYDPTGVNTAAKGALDNSYYHANLQNRVLFKSDWVMRTDSKAGDDMAEYMNNATKWNNDFAAAMVKLSKLPAEGSTRYEIRKNCRVTNQNYYY; the protein is encoded by the exons ATGGCCAAGGTTAACGCCGGCGCCGCCCTGTTGTCTCTGTGCCTGTTGCTGGCCTGTTCTGCCGGAGGCACACAGGCCGCCTACGTGGACGTGGAGGGCACCGTGAGGACAGAAGTAGAGAAGGCCATCAAGAGCAACCCCGGCATCGGTGCCGCCCTCGTCCGTCTGGTGTTCCACGACTGCTGGGTTAAT GGTTGCGATGGATCGGTGCTCTTGGACAAGACGACATCCGGTGGCAATACCGAGAAGAAGGCGATCAACAATATCGGCCTGGACGGCTTCAACCTGATCGACACCATCAAGTACAAACTGGGCAACAGCGTCTCGTGCGCTGACATCGTCGTCTTCGCCGCGCGTGACGCGGCCAGATACCTGAGCGGCGGCAAAATCACCTACTCCGTTCCCTCAGGGCGCAAGGACGGCATCGTCTCGTCTGCCGCTGCCGCAGACGCCATCCTCCCGCAATCCACCTTCGAGTTCCAACAGCTCGTGGACAACTTCGCCAAGAAGAACTTCACCCAGGAGGAGCTCGTCATCCTCTCCGGCGCGCACTCCATCGGCGTCTCCCACCTCTCGTCCTTCCAGGACCGCCTCAACGATTCAACCGCGACCCCGATCGACGACAACTACAAGCAGGCTCTTGTCGCAGACGTCGAGGCCCAGAAGAAGAGCCAAAATACGCCGGATCCGATTGAGAAGAACAACATCCGCGACATGAGCTCGAGCTTCCAGACCACCGCCGGGTACGACCCCACAGGTGTGAACACCGCGGCAAAGGGCGCTCTGGacaacagctactaccacgccaACCTCCAGAACAGGGTGCTCTTCAAGTCCGACTGGGTTATGCGCACGGACAGCAAAGCCGGGGACGACATGGCCGAGTACATGAACAATGCCACCAAGTGGAACAACGACTTCGCCGCTGCCATGGTCAAGCTCAGCAAGCTGCCGGCCGAGGGTAGTACTCGTTACGAGATAAGGAAGAACTGCAGAGTCACCAACCAGAACTACTATTACTAG
- the LOC141022542 gene encoding protein FAR-RED IMPAIRED RESPONSE 1-like, whose amino-acid sequence MYYMKHFFPFLQTTARSEGFNAVLKKYMNPNNSLIEFATQYTAIQEKVMVAVAKEQVDTIYKEADMYSLNPIELQMRGIYTQNLFSKFQVEMKLKTAYGCDTLQDGTFRMWSLRGILPKYGDRDYHVQANKDEGVYSCTCCKFDRDGLLCAHILRVMEQIGVYEIPRRYILDRWTWDPEEDLVQPDYQQPTVKKGMTEEGKIIMRYTSILNDFKEQAKDACTTDEGMALARKHVNAFRDDMDALKKRQLKKARKEKDEGKEAQMFSSPPGTSATEGVCKGIFVPKMFW is encoded by the coding sequence ATGTACTACATGAAGCATTTCTTTCCATTCTTGCAGACAACTGCAAGGAGCGAGGGATTCAATGCTGTGCTCAAGAAGTACATGAACCCCAACAACTCATTGATTGAATTCGCAACTCAATACACTGCAATCCAGGAGAAAGTAATGGTGGCTGTGGCGAAAGAGCAAGTGGACACAATTTACAAAGAGGCAGACATGTATTCATTGAACCCAATCGAGTTACAGATGCGAGGGATATACACACAAAATCTGTTCTCCAAGTTCCAGGTAGAGATGAAGCTAAAGACTGCTTACGGATGCGACACTTTGCAAGATGGAACCTTCAGGATGTGGTCGCTCCGAGGCATACTACCAAAGTATGGGGATAGGGACTACCATGTGCAGGCGAACAAGGATGAAGGGGTATACTCAtgcacttgctgcaagtttgatCGCGATGGGCTATTGTGCGCACACATACTACGAGTAATGGAACAGATTGGAGTCTACGAGATACCGAGGAGGTATATCCTGGATAGGTGGACATGGGATCCAGAAGAGGATCTTGTTCAGCCTGATTACCAACAGCCAACAGTTAAGAAGGGAATGACAGAGGAAGGAAAAATTATCATGAGATATACATCTATTCTGAATGATTTCAAGGAACAAGCAAAAGACGCTTGCACTACTGATGAAGGGATGGCATTGGCAAGGAAACATGTTAATGCTTTCAGAGACGACATGGATGCACTAAAaaagaggcagctaaagaaagcAAGAAAGGAAAAAGATGAGGGAAAAGAAGCACAAATGTTTTCTTCACCACCAGGGACTAGTGCCACTGAAGGTGTCTGTAAGGGCATATTtgtccctaagatgttttggtga
- the LOC109753797 gene encoding bidirectional sugar transporter SWEET17, with protein MHLFFILPSTGFLGWQLRAMNSTLFIIGVIGNIISVLVFVSPIPTFWRIVRSRSTEDFEAAPYVLTLLNTLLWLYYGLTKPDGLLIATVNGFGAVMETIYIVLFLVYAADHAKRVKTAKLVAALDIGFFGAVFAATTFFIGGLDMKIVVIGLICACLSVFMYGSPLAAVRRVIASRSVEYMPFFLSFFLFLNGGVWATYAILDRDVFLGVPNGIGCFLGGIQLVIYAVYRNSKVGCQSQGTHEASYDASTSLLSSYAGRHGQNDVSTHV; from the exons ATgcacctcttcttcatcctccCTTCCACCGGGTTTCTCGGCTGGCAGCTGCGCGCCATGAACTCCACTCTCTTCATCATCGGCGTCATAG GGAACATTATCTCGGTTCTGGTCTTCGTTTCTCCCAT CCCGACATTCTGGAGGATCGTGAGGAGCAGGTCAACGGAAGACTTCGAGGCGGCGCCGTACGTCCTCACGTTGCTCAACACGCTGCTATGGCTCTACTACGGCCTCACCAAGCCTGACGGCCTGCTCATCGCCACCGTCAATGGCTTCGGCGCTGTCATGGAGACCATCTATATCGTCCTCTTCCTCGTCTACGCCGCCGATCATGCCAAAAGG GTTAAAACCGCAAAGTTGGTGGCAGCTTTGGACATCGGGTTTTTTGGGGCCGTGTTCGCGGCCACAACATTCTTCATTGGTGGGCTTGACATGAAAATCGTGGTCATTGGATTGATATGTGCTTGCCTTAGCGTGTTCATGTACGGGTCCCCACTCGCCGCCGTG AGAAGGGTGATCGCCTCGAGGAGCGTGGAGTACATGCCCTTCttcctctccttcttcctcttcctcaaCGGAGGCGTCTGGGCCACGTATGCCATACTCGACAGAGATGTCTTCCTCGGG GTCCCAAATGGGATAGGCTGCTTCTTGGGAGGCATCCAGCTGGTTATCTACGCGGTATACAGGAACAGTAAGGTCGGCTGTCAGTCTCAGGGCACTCATGAAGCATCATATGATGCTTCGACATCTCTTCTGTCCTCCTATGCCGGCAGACATGGCCAAAACGATGTATCCACTCACGTTTAG